In one window of Aphidius gifuensis isolate YNYX2018 linkage group LG4, ASM1490517v1, whole genome shotgun sequence DNA:
- the LOC122854767 gene encoding cleavage and polyadenylation specificity factor subunit 4, whose amino-acid sequence MECIVASVDHMRFDIEIALEEQYGALPLPFAGMDKSIAAVCQFYPKGACTKGAACPFRHVRGDRTIVCKHWLRGLCKKGDQCEFLHEYDMTKMPECYFYSRFNACHNKECPFLHIDPETKVRDCPWYDRGFCRHGPLCRHRHVRRVLCMAYLAGFCPEGPDCKFMHPRFELPAVQDMQPKEGKKIMITCHFCGETGHKAIYCNKMPPEIREAQVRQELEGGGPHQLFHHMNMHNGPPPQRGPQKPLEEVTCYKCGTKGHYANKCPKGHLAFLSHAGSGAPGPNQNPGFRR is encoded by the exons atggagTGCATTGTTGCAAGTGTTGATCATATGAGATTTGATATTGAAATTGCACTTGAAGAACAATATGGAGCATTACCATTGCCTTTTGCCGGCATGGAca aatcaaTTGCTGCTGTTTGTCAATTTTATCCAAAAGGAGCATGTACAAAAGGTGCAGCATGTCCATTTAGACATGTCAGAGGTGATAGAACAATTGTGTGTAAACATTGGCTACGTGGTTTATGTAAAAAAGGAGATCAATGTGAATTTCTTCATGAATATGATATGACTAAAATGCctgaatgttatttttattcaagattta ATGCTTGTCACAATAAAGAATGTCCATTTTTACACATTGATCCAGAAACAAAAGTACGTGATTGTCCATGGTATGATCGTGGATTTTGTCGACATGGTCCATTATGTCGACATCGTCATGTACGTCGTGTTCTTTGTATGGCATATCTTGCTGGTTTTTGTCCAGAAGGTCCAGACTGTAAATTTATGCA TCCACGATTTGAATTACCAGCTGTTCAAGATATGCAACCAAAAGAaggcaaaaaaattatgataacaTGTCATTTTTGTGGTGAAACTGGTCATAAAGCAATATACTGTAATAAAATGCCACCAGAAATACGTGAAGCACAAGTTAGACAAGAACTTGAAGGTGGTGGACCAcatcaattatttcatcatatgAATATGCATAATGGACCACCACCACAACGTGGTCCACAAAAACCACTTGAAGAAGTAACTTGTTATAAATGTGGTACAAAAGGACATTATGCAAATAAATGTCCAAAAGGGCATTTAGCATTTCTCAGTCATGCTGGAAGTGGTGCACCAGGTCCAAATCAAAATCCTGGATTTagaagataa
- the LOC122854769 gene encoding RNA transcription, translation and transport factor protein, whose translation MFERKLKALDYMYYDKFNGTDEKHFRKLVVWLEDQKIRHYTIEDRCHLRLINNDKWNDTFNKYTEDLGCPINTSNLDKLEWLVGLAVRLEFEDNLPKYQVKKEIINEADIIPSAVSKNPLDNLNFDDNDFKNGVTNLSKLLNIPQHPDHLVTLEACRNYITQRLNSAAIKNPSSVIVKGKPFPIVEESSKDKKEDKVMKHTVAALDLLYIQDLRNLQTMINEAIVAVQNITADPKTDTKAGKVGV comes from the exons atgtttgagCGTAAATTAAAGGCCTTGGATTATATGTACTACGACAAATTCAATGGAACCG atgaaaaacATTTTCGTAAATTGGTTGTTTGGCTAGAGGATCAAAAAATACGTCACTACACAATCGAAGATAGATGTCATCTGCGATTAATCAACAATGACAAATGGAATGATACATTTAACAAATATACTGAAGATCTTGGTTGTCCAATTAACACCAGTAATTTGGACAAACTTGAGTGGCTTGTTGGACTTGCTGTTCGTCTTGAGTTTGAGGATAATt TACCAAAGTACCaggttaaaaaagaaattatcaaTGAAGCTGATATTATACCAAGTGCTGTATCAAAAAATCCACTTGATAATTTGAACT ttgatgataatgattttaaaaatggagtaacaaatttatcaaaattattgaatataccACAACATCCAGATCACCTGGTGACACTTGAAGCATGTAGAAATTATATAACTCAACGATTAAATTCAGCAGCAATTAAAAATCCATCAAGTGTCATTGTCAAGGGTAAACCTTTTCCAATTGTTGAAGAATCAtcgaaagataaaaaagaagataaagTAATGAAACACACAGTTGCTGCATTGGATCTTTTGTATATTCAAGATCTTAGAAATCTTCAGACAATGATCAATGAAGCTATTGTTGCTGTTCAAAATATAACAGCTGATCCAAAGACAGACACTAAAGCTGGTAAAGTTGgtgtttaa
- the LOC122854765 gene encoding drebrin-like protein gives MSVNLEKNHESLVEAWKNVVDDKSSINWAVYGYEGQTNNLKIRGTGNGGLEEMIEELNSGEIMYAFCRVIDTKTSLKKCLLINWQGEGAPIVRKGTCANHIRDIEKLLKGAHITINARSEEDVEVDLIMEKLARATGSSYKFKEPRGQDVGNSLPVGTVYKRVNPEAEINATERDEFWQREEIEEKARIQQEKIRRDAEQKKIELETRAREEKLTKLREKAENSSTLTTSQNNHSDISQQRIQELKNLKNKQIANQSTTNDDEDNDGKSKSEELKRQRNNETQQLIAQRTINARAVFEQNSSAGQMKSFVTKNPVTSKISSNIQSTITKVQENTAKDIIVPDKQVNEKIVEEELPKKEIIPIPKSTTETVPQVEPTPPEIQQEQQADNTQENELYNQLTGENYLYFDPNNEGMKARALYDYQAADETEITFDPGDIITHIDAIDEGWWQGLGPNGAYGLFPANYVEVIDSNTS, from the exons atgtcggttaatttggaaaaaaatcatGAGTCACTTGTTGAAGCTTGGAaaaatgttgttgatgataaatcatcaataaattg GGCTGTTTATGGCTATGAAggacaaacaaataatttaaaaatacgtgGCACTGGTAATGGTGGTTTAGAGGAAATgattgaagaattaaatagTGGTGAAATAATGTATGCATTTTGTCGTGTTATTGATACaaaaacaagtttaaaaaaatgtttattaataaattggcAAGGTGAAGGTGCGCCAATCGTTAGAAAAGGTACATGCGCTAATCACATAcgtgatattgaaaaattattaaaaggtGCACATATTACAATAAATGCACGTTCTGAAGAAGATGTTGAAGTTGAtttaattatggaaaaattagCACGTGCAACTGGTtcatcatataaatttaaagaaccACGTGGACAAGATGTTGGTAATTCATTACCAGTTGGTACTGTTTATAAACGTGTTAATCCAGAAGCTGAAATAAATGCAACTGAACGTGATGAATTTTGGCAACGTgaagaaattgaagaaaaagcacgtatacaacaagaaaaaatacgtCGTGAtgctgaacaaaaaaaaattgaattagaaACAAGAGcaagagaagaaaaattaactaaaCTAAGAGAAAAAGCTGAAAATTCAAGTACTTTAACAACAAGTCAAAATAATCACAGTGATATATCTCAACAACGTatacaagaattaaaaaatttaaaaaataaacaaattgctaatcaatcaacaacaaatgatgatgaagataatgaTGGTAAATCAAAAAGTGAAGAGCTAAAAAGacaaagaaataatgaaacaCAGCAGCTAATTGCACAGAGAACAATTAATGCAAGAGCTGTTTTTGAACAAAATTCATCAGCTGGACAAATGAAAAGTTTTGTTACTAAAAATCCTGTTACTtctaaaatttcatcaaatattcaatcaacaataacaaaagtACAAGAAAATACTGCCAAGGATATTATTGTTCCAGATAAGcaagttaatgaaaaaattgttgaagaaGAATTAcccaaaaaagaaataattcctATACCCAAATCAACAACAGAAACAGTACCTCAAGTTGAACCAACACCTCCAGAAATTCAACAAGAACAACAAGCTGATAATACTCAAGAAAATGAACTTTATAATCAACTTACAGGagaaaattatctttattttgatCCAAATAATGAAGGAATGAAAGCACGTGCATTGTATGATTATCAAGCTGCTGATGAAACAGAAATAACATTTGATCCTGGTGATATTATAACTCATATTGATGCTATTGATGAAGGCTGGTGGCAGGGTCTTGGACCAAATGGTGCTTATGGACTTTTTCCAGCAAATTATGTTGAAGTTATTGATAGTAATACATCatga
- the LOC122854770 gene encoding AN1-type zinc finger protein 2B-like yields the protein MSYLSHMCPSAYKKDIQVPVCPLCNIPIPLKRGDPPDLAVGMHIDNDCQSDYGKSKKRVFVNKCSNKGCKIKEIVRVDCHECGLNYCLKHRHAVDHNCMGRDAAIRQKRIDAVVKKNNQTSSNQNGQSSSNFRNLQGTLSEDEALARALQASLIDDEQNQDSSSTNDGSRCTLS from the coding sequence ATGTCATATTTGAGTCACATGTGTCCAAGtgcatataaaaaagatattcaaGTACCAGTATGTCCTCTTTGTAATATACCAATACCATTAAAACGTGGTGATCCACCAGATTTAGCTGTTGGTATGCATATTGATAACGACTGTCAATCAGATTATGGAAAATCTAAAAAACGTGTTTTCGTTAATAAATGCTCCAATAAAGgttgtaaaattaaagaaatagtACGTGTTGATTGTCACGAATGTGGACTAAATTATTGTCTAAAGCATAGACATGCTGTTGATCATAATTGCATGGGTCGTGATGCTGCTATTAGACAAAAAAGAATTGAtgctgttgttaaaaaaaataatcaaactaGTTCTAATCAAAATGGACAGTCTAGTAGTAATTTTAGAAATCTTCAAGGAACTTTAAGTGAGGATGAAGCACTTGCTAGAGCACTCCAAGCTTCACttattgatgatgaacaaAATCAGGATTCTTCAAGTACAAATGATGGAAGCCGATGTACTTTATCATAA
- the LOC122854768 gene encoding NAD(P)H-hydrate epimerase, which yields MRETQTSFDFSLLSLSALSVFIIDCKLMLTLSKSFWFNRQLSRTFKTSAIKMVKYLNQDEAINIDKDLFDKYKFSVDQLMELAGQSCAIAFTKVYSLSSSKKILVCCGPGNNGGDGLVCARHLSLYGYKPEIYYPKKTTNNLFINLLHQCQENDIPILDDIKNIKESCYYDVIIDALFGFSFKPPVRDTFVPIVDFMKTSSAPIFSIDIPSGWDVENGPPDSDAIKPDSLISLTAPKLCATKFEGKNHYLGGRFVPKKLENQYQLDLPEYPDTELVIKL from the coding sequence ATGAGAGAGACACAAACGTCTTTTGACTTTTCTCTCCTGTCATTATCAGCCTTATCAGTGTTTATTATTGACTGCAAATTAATGTTGACATTATCGAAATCATTTTGGTTTAATAGACAATTATCTAGAACATTTAAAACATCAGCtataaaaatggtaaaatacCTGAACCAAGATGAGGCAATAAACATTGACAAGGatctttttgataaatacaaatttagtGTTGATCAATTAATGGAACTTGCTGGTCAAAGTTGTGCAATTGCATTTACAAAAGTttattcattatcatcatctaaaaaaatattagtttgTTGTGGTCCTGGTAATAATGGTGGTGATGGTCTTGTTTGTGCAAGACATTTGTCATTATATGGCTATAAACCAGAAATttattatccaaaaaaaacaacaaataatttatttataaatcttttACATCAGTGTCAAGAAAATGATATACCAATTTTAgatgacataaaaaatatcaaggaaTCTTGTTATTATGATGTTATTATTGATGCATTATTTGGATTTAGTTTCAAGCCACCAGTTAGAGATACATTTGTAccaattgttgattttatgaAGACATCATCAGCTCCAATATTTAGCATTGACATACCATCTGGCTGGGATGTTGAAAATGGACCACCTGATAGTGATGCTATTAAACCAGATAGTCTTATCTCATTAACAGCTCCAAAATTATGTGCCACTAAATTTGAAGGAAAAAATCATTATCTTGGTGGAAGATTTGTAcctaaaaaattagaaaatcaatatcaattggATCTTCCAGAATATCCTGATACTGAATTAGTCATTaaactttaa
- the LOC122854764 gene encoding ribosomal RNA processing protein 36 homolog yields MSSDEGESLIPVDEDQDDIKKELSQMSFEDLQTLKEKVGSKVYNETIFGKKKILKNEFKRENKNRPREMSAKKQVPRIIESFNSIKKPIETRDPRFDSLCGEFNEKAFKNAYSFLNDIKQKDVEKLKKELKNTDDPKRIKKIKYLIQRLENQLREETRKKKKEEAKIIDKQNIVDALKKGEKPQFKKKSEQKVLDLVSQYEELKSTGKLKKHINRLKKKRAGNDKKRFAQDNVQI; encoded by the exons atgagcaGTGACGAGGGAGAATCATTAATACCAGTTGATGAAGATCAA gatgatattaaaaaagagcTATCACAAATGAGTTTTGAAGATTTACaaacattaaaagaaaaagttggatcaaaagtatataatgaaacaatatttggtaaaaaaaaaatattaaaaaatgaatttaaacgtGAGAATAAAAATCGTCCACGTGAAATGTCAGCTAAAAAACAAGTACCAAGAATAATTGAATCATtcaatagtataaaaaaaccaattgaaaCAAGAGATCCACGTTTTGATAGTCTTTGTGgtgaatttaatgaaaaagcatttaaaaatgcatatagttttttaaatgatataaaacaaaaagatgttgaaaaattaaaaaaagaattaaaaaatacagatGATCCAaaacgtattaaaaaaattaaatatcttatTCAACGTCTTGAAAATCAGTTGAGAGAAGAaacaagaaagaaaaaaaaagaagaagctaaaattattgataaacaaaatattgttgatgccttgaaaaaaggtgaaaaaccacaattcaaaaaaaaat CTGAACAAAAAGTTCTTGATCTTGTATCTCAATATGAGGAATTAAAAAGTACTGGAAAATTGAAGAAACATATTaatagattgaaaaaaaaacgtgctggaaatgataaaaaaagatttgcCCAAGATAatgtacaaatataa
- the LOC122854766 gene encoding rap1 GTPase-GDP dissociation stimulator 1-B, translating to MEGVQMVDIDKLIDNLQEVLKLQDVNNDPTNEIEIIKILDLLVDNTNDFDKDEFKLNIDYVFLTLLTNGTNKIISKTARAIAEISKCEKGRMKFTNKILIDNLMNQLMKNDVEILTQVSRALGNICYENEQGKKMVQEADGLKCIIDVIKKSLKLEVTESSEILKNVSVGFLLNYLADQKDIKQSIVDEEIIPIIYNILEVDAKNGKKSATHALLILESLNESGLEFFNDKLIKILADILENDTSTELSELSLELLHSQAENDKIQIMLAKAGVCKVLVNLLEKHIEKCKDEEARTLLKIACNLIVIIITGDESMNLLYDNSNGLIYKKMISWLDNNTDDDLKVTAVLSMGNFARTDAHCQLMVSQGVHKLLINLLKNNNNSDGDIRLQHALLSAIRNLVIPIKNKSIMINDGLIDVVYPMIEIQTFPVVFKLLGTLRIVIDGQENVAIELGTKNDLIEKTIKWCNSEDHAGVQGEANRLLAWLIINSKNQNVISLMIKQGALEYLIKMITAAYPIMQNEALLSLAIMTAVNLSDCQNDLIQADVAGQLVKFIQNSNDNNLEEPIIENAITFITTIIKSDLLKDHIKQSKLSSCLNDYTNSLLQSSQLKDKIIKLCNLIED from the exons atggaag gAGTTCAAATGGTTGACATTGACAAGCTGATTGACAATCTCCAAGAGGTACTGAAACTTCAAGATGTCAATAATGATCcaacaaatgaaattgaaataataaaaatattggatTTATTAGTTGACAATACAAATGATTTTGACAaag atgaatttaaattaaatattgattatgtttttttgacattattaacaaatgggacaaataaaattatatcaaaaacaGCAAGAGCAATTGCTGAAATATCAAAATGTGAAAAAGGAAGaatgaaatttacaaataaaatattgattgataatttgatgaatcaattaatgaaaaatgatgTTGAAATATTGACACAAGTGTCTCGGGCTCTTGGAAATATTTGTTACGAAAATG aaCAGGGTAAAAAAATGGTTCAAGAAGCTGATGGTCTTAAGTGTATAAtagatgttattaaaaaatcattaaaacttGAAGTAACAGAATCatctgaaatattaaaaaatgtatctgttggttttttattaaactatcTTGCTGATCAAAAAGATATTAAACAATCTATAGTTGATGAAGAAATAATaccaataatttataacatcTTGGAAGTTGATgcaaaaaatggtaaaaaatcaGCAACACATGCATTATTAATTCTTGAAAGTCTCAATGAATCTggtcttgaattttttaatgataaattaattaaaatacttgcTGATATACTTGAAAATGATACATCAACTGAATTATCAGAATTATCATTAGAATTATTACATAGTCAAgctgaaaatgataaaattcaaataatgctTGCTAAAGCTGGTGTTTGTAAAGttcttgttaatttattagaaaaacatattgaaaaatgtaaagaTGAAGAAGCAAGAACACTTTTAAAAATAGCatgtaatttaattgtcattatAATAACTGGAG atgaaagtatgaatttattatatgaCAATAGTAATggtttaatatacaaaaaaatgatatcatggcttgataataatactgatgatgatttaaaagtaACAGCTGTATTATCAATGGGTAATTTTGCAAGAACAGATGCTCATTGTCAATTAATGGTATCTCAGGGAGTTCATAAATTActtataaatcttttaaaaaataataataacagtgaTGGTGATATAAGACTTCAACATGCATTATTATCAGCAATTAGAAATTTAGTTataccaattaaaaataaatcaattatgaTTAATGATGGACTTATTGATGTTGTTTATCCAATGATTGAAATTCAAACATTTCcagttgtttttaaattactagGAACATTGAGAATTGTCATCGATGGACaag AAAATGTAGCAATTGAGCTTGGaactaaaaatgatttaattgaaaaaacaataaaatggtGTAATTCTGAGGATCATGCTGGTGTACAAGGTGAAGCAAATCGTTTACTTGCATGGcttattattaatagtaaaaatcaaaatgtcaTTTCATTGATGATTAAACAAGGagcacttgaatatttaattaaaatgataactGCTGCTTATCCTATAATGCAAAATGAGGCATTATTAAGTCTTGCTATTATGACTGCAGTTAATTTATCTGATTGTCAAAATGATCTGATACAGGCTGATGTTGCTGGACAATTggttaaatttatacaaaatagtaatgataataatttggaAGAgccaattattgaaaatgctattacatttattacaactattattaaatcag attTATTGAAGGATCAtattaaacaatcaaaattatcatcatgtttAAATGATTATACAAATTCACTACTTCAATCATCacaattaaaagataaaataattaaactgtgcaatttaattgaagactaa